From Humibacter ginsenosidimutans, a single genomic window includes:
- the mobF gene encoding MobF family relaxase, whose translation MRVMSAGDGFRYLLRTVAAGDGDRSLSTPLTRYYADKGTPPGFWLGTGVPMLGAGELRVGDTVSETQLELLLGRGRDPITGDPLGRGYPVYAPLENRIAERIAELGPTLTVDERATAVTRIEAEETAKGTRRAVAGFDFTFSVPKSVSVLWAVADAGTQALIVQAHHEAVAEVIALMEREVAATRTGATGRDGAVAQVDTFGLIATAYDHYDSRSNDPHLHTHVVVSNKVKTVLDGRWRSLDGRPMHAAVVALSELHEGVIADHLTRAFGLDWEPRERGEDRNPTWDVAGVPMALIEEFSSRSAHIDREARRLVDEYVAAHGRQPSKPTILKLRAQATLSTRPEKQIHSLYELTMGWRQRAARLLGKDATGWARDMTGTPVPAALLCADDMPLEQVEQVGRVVVGVVSEKRSTWRRWNLYAEASRQIKGWRFASTEDRETITGMIADAAEATSLRLTPPELAVSPPEFQRGDGISVFRPRYSELYSSQDLLNAEDRLLTRSRTTEAPLVSLEAVEEVTARPDRHGRVLSLDQAEAITAVAVSGRTIDVLVGPAGAGKTTAMTALRTAWEAEHGPGSVIGLAPSAVAADVLADDLGIPTENTAKWLDEYRRGRADFHAGQLVIVDEASLAGTLTLDTITWLAQEAGAKVLLVGDWAQLQSVDAGGAFSLLVHDRDDAPELADIHRFVNEWEKLASLELRHGRPEAVDSYEKHGRIRGGETETITETAYTAWRADLLAGKASILVAQTREIVGVLNERARLDRVLTGEVDPEHEINLVGGFVASAGDVVITRHNDRRLRAGNSGWVHNGDRWRLTRVHGDGSVTVRRPGHRRGGSVVLPADYVAEHLDLGYAVTGHGAQGVTVDTAHAVITPETTRETLYVALTRGRQSNIAYVVTDRPDELHGRPHDGEQTSTAVAVFTDVLQHIGAEPSAHEAIAAEQKTWTSIAQLAAEYETIAAAAQRDRWVRLIRGAPLTSEQAEAVLASDAFSALTAELRRAEANSYNLDQLVPRFVASRQYEDADDIAAVLHYRVAKATARPSGAGRARRPSRLIVGLIPEAAGVTDPAMQQALTERAQLMEQRADALTNLAMTDTPPWITTLGTPPRDRARRTMWMRQARVVAAYRDRYGIASDDPLGSPTTSVAQQLDHARAQAALDRARLQTALTDEQRTASRRAGPDLGL comes from the coding sequence ATGCGCGTGATGTCGGCGGGCGACGGCTTCCGCTACCTCTTACGGACGGTCGCGGCAGGTGACGGAGACCGCAGTCTGTCGACGCCGCTGACGAGGTACTACGCCGATAAGGGCACACCGCCGGGATTCTGGCTCGGCACCGGCGTCCCGATGCTCGGGGCCGGCGAACTCCGGGTTGGGGACACCGTGAGCGAGACACAGCTTGAGCTGCTGTTGGGGAGGGGCCGTGACCCGATCACCGGGGATCCGCTGGGCCGCGGCTATCCGGTGTACGCCCCGTTGGAGAACCGGATCGCGGAGCGCATCGCCGAACTCGGCCCGACGTTGACCGTGGACGAGCGCGCGACCGCGGTGACGCGGATCGAGGCCGAGGAGACCGCGAAAGGCACGCGGCGGGCCGTTGCGGGGTTCGACTTCACCTTCTCGGTGCCCAAGTCGGTGTCGGTGCTGTGGGCGGTCGCGGACGCCGGCACGCAAGCCCTGATCGTGCAGGCGCATCACGAGGCCGTTGCGGAGGTCATTGCGCTGATGGAGCGGGAGGTTGCGGCAACGCGCACCGGCGCAACGGGCCGCGACGGGGCCGTCGCGCAGGTCGACACCTTTGGGCTGATCGCAACGGCCTACGACCACTACGACTCGCGCTCGAACGACCCCCACCTGCACACGCACGTCGTGGTGAGCAACAAGGTCAAGACCGTCCTGGACGGACGCTGGCGGAGCCTGGACGGGCGCCCGATGCATGCCGCGGTGGTCGCCCTGTCCGAGCTGCACGAGGGCGTCATCGCCGACCATCTGACCCGAGCATTCGGCCTCGACTGGGAGCCCCGGGAACGCGGCGAGGACCGCAACCCGACCTGGGACGTGGCCGGCGTTCCGATGGCGCTGATCGAAGAGTTCTCCTCCCGCTCAGCGCACATCGACCGCGAGGCGCGGCGCCTGGTCGATGAGTACGTCGCCGCGCACGGCCGTCAGCCGTCGAAGCCGACGATCCTCAAGCTGCGGGCGCAGGCCACGCTCTCGACCCGGCCGGAGAAGCAGATCCACTCGCTCTATGAGCTGACGATGGGCTGGCGGCAGCGGGCTGCGCGTTTGCTCGGGAAGGACGCGACCGGATGGGCGCGCGATATGACCGGCACGCCCGTCCCGGCCGCGTTGCTGTGCGCGGACGACATGCCGCTGGAGCAGGTCGAGCAGGTCGGCCGGGTCGTGGTTGGCGTCGTCAGCGAGAAGCGGTCGACCTGGCGCAGGTGGAACCTTTACGCGGAGGCATCTCGACAGATCAAAGGCTGGCGTTTCGCGTCGACCGAGGACAGGGAGACGATCACCGGAATGATCGCCGACGCCGCGGAGGCAACGTCGCTGCGGCTGACTCCGCCGGAGCTCGCGGTCTCACCGCCCGAGTTCCAAAGGGGCGATGGCATCAGCGTCTTCCGTCCCCGCTACTCGGAGCTCTACTCCTCGCAGGACCTGCTCAACGCCGAGGACCGACTCCTGACACGGTCGCGGACGACCGAAGCGCCGCTCGTGTCCCTCGAAGCCGTCGAGGAGGTCACGGCACGGCCAGACCGGCACGGCCGGGTCCTGAGCCTGGACCAGGCGGAGGCGATCACCGCCGTTGCCGTCTCCGGCCGCACAATCGACGTCCTGGTCGGACCGGCCGGTGCAGGCAAGACGACCGCGATGACGGCGCTACGAACCGCGTGGGAAGCCGAACACGGTCCGGGCAGCGTCATCGGGCTGGCGCCATCCGCGGTTGCTGCCGACGTCCTGGCCGACGACCTCGGCATCCCGACGGAGAACACCGCCAAGTGGCTCGATGAGTACCGGCGGGGCCGTGCGGACTTCCACGCCGGCCAGCTCGTGATCGTCGACGAGGCATCCCTCGCCGGGACGCTCACCCTGGATACCATCACCTGGCTCGCGCAGGAAGCCGGTGCGAAGGTGTTGCTCGTGGGTGACTGGGCGCAACTGCAATCCGTCGACGCGGGCGGCGCGTTCTCCCTGCTCGTCCACGACCGCGACGACGCTCCCGAGCTGGCCGACATCCACCGCTTCGTCAACGAGTGGGAAAAGCTCGCCTCACTCGAGCTGCGCCACGGACGCCCCGAGGCCGTCGACAGCTACGAAAAGCACGGCCGCATCCGCGGCGGCGAGACCGAGACGATCACCGAAACCGCCTACACCGCCTGGCGTGCCGACCTGCTGGCGGGCAAGGCCAGCATCCTGGTCGCGCAGACTCGCGAGATCGTCGGGGTCCTGAACGAGCGCGCCCGTCTCGACCGCGTCCTCACCGGCGAGGTCGACCCCGAGCACGAGATCAACCTTGTAGGCGGGTTCGTCGCCTCCGCTGGCGACGTCGTCATCACCCGACACAACGACCGCAGGCTCCGAGCCGGAAACAGCGGATGGGTCCACAACGGCGACCGCTGGAGGCTCACCCGCGTCCACGGCGACGGCTCCGTCACCGTCCGCCGCCCCGGCCACCGTCGCGGCGGCTCGGTCGTCCTGCCCGCCGACTACGTGGCCGAACACCTCGACCTCGGCTACGCCGTGACCGGACACGGCGCGCAAGGCGTCACCGTCGACACGGCCCACGCCGTCATCACGCCGGAGACCACACGGGAAACCCTATACGTCGCACTGACCCGCGGCCGCCAGTCCAACATCGCCTACGTCGTCACCGACCGCCCCGACGAACTGCACGGCAGGCCGCACGACGGCGAGCAGACCAGCACCGCCGTAGCCGTGTTCACCGACGTTCTCCAGCACATCGGAGCCGAGCCGTCCGCTCACGAGGCGATCGCCGCGGAGCAGAAGACCTGGACGAGCATCGCCCAGCTCGCCGCCGAATACGAGACGATCGCCGCTGCCGCCCAGCGCGACCGCTGGGTCCGCCTCATCAGGGGCGCTCCGCTCACGAGTGAGCAGGCCGAGGCCGTCCTGGCCTCCGATGCATTCAGCGCGCTCACCGCCGAGCTGCGCCGGGCAGAAGCGAACAGTTACAACCTCGACCAGCTCGTCCCGAGGTTCGTCGCCTCACGTCAGTACGAGGATGCCGACGATATCGCCGCCGTCCTCCACTACCGGGTGGCGAAGGCGACCGCCCGCCCTTCGGGGGCTGGGCGTGCCCGCCGCCCTTCTCGGCTCATTGTGGGCCTGATCCCGGAAGCGGCCGGAGTCACTGACCCCGCTATGCAGCAGGCGCTCACCGAGCGGGCACAGCTCATGGAGCAACGCGCCGACGCCCTGACGAACCTCGCCATGACCGACACGCCGCCGTGGATCACCACGCTCGGCACGCCACCGCGCGACCGGGCTCGACGAACAATGTGGATGAGACAGGCGCGAGTGGTCGCCGCGTATCGGGACCGCTACGGCATCGCTAGCGACGACCCGCTTGGGTCGCCGACAACCTCCGTCGCCCAACAGCTCGACCACGCGCGAGCACAAGCAGCACTCGACCGGGCACGCCTCCAGACTGCGCTGACCGATGAGCAGCGGACGGCCAGCCGACGAGCCGGGCCTGACCTTGGACTCTGA
- a CDS encoding sulfate permease has translation MFRLIWGVSVRVHYLLRWAPTNLLVESVFTRRGLKWGVPTMFIAVPLLLAAAACSSGIHDGGPGWLSLLVALFIWDALKFTFAGPVSIVLLIQARRQETRARRRAVAGS, from the coding sequence ATGTTCCGACTCATCTGGGGAGTTAGTGTCCGCGTCCACTACCTGCTGCGCTGGGCACCGACCAACCTGCTGGTCGAAAGCGTCTTCACTCGGCGCGGTCTCAAGTGGGGCGTCCCGACCATGTTCATCGCCGTGCCATTGCTCCTGGCGGCCGCGGCATGCAGCTCTGGCATCCACGACGGCGGTCCCGGCTGGCTCAGCCTGCTCGTCGCTCTCTTCATCTGGGATGCCCTGAAGTTCACGTTTGCGGGGCCTGTAAGCATCGTTCTGCTGATCCAGGCACGCAGACAAGAGACGCGTGCCCGGCGGCGCGCAGTCGCGGGATCCTGA
- a CDS encoding TRM11 family SAM-dependent methyltransferase, translating into MRVRASHKTESGVVEKQPLSIGKLDKNYTHRLFRYPAKFHPPVVDALLKRYTTSGGLVLDPFCGSGTTLVEAAVNGRRSAGSDVDPLAVAIAHAKSRQYDVEVVQKTAQRLTDRLAEVERPLSAYEDFKFTDLDESEYAKEIGDLWVPQIPKLFHWFRRYVVVDLAQLHGMIAAVEHEGARELLLIVFAAIIRNSSNADPVPVSGLEVTSHMKRLDEEGRLVNPFALYRKKLASALLSIREYADALVDDALVPEVFECDATELTLKQKADAIITSPPYHSAVDYYRRHQLEMYWLGLTAGQSERLELLPKYIGRSRVPASHPSLVEPWKPTPLAAAWEAQMEKSSPSRARDFRAYMASMAKVFARLANLLPADAPALFVVGRSAWDGDDIPTDELFVEMAAHLFELDEHLTYPVINRYMSYARRNGASIDEEHVLVLRRRSDHEQ; encoded by the coding sequence ATGCGCGTCCGCGCCTCGCACAAGACTGAATCGGGAGTCGTGGAGAAGCAGCCTCTGTCCATCGGCAAACTCGACAAGAACTACACGCATCGACTTTTCCGGTATCCCGCGAAATTTCATCCGCCGGTCGTGGACGCGCTATTGAAGCGCTACACCACGTCGGGTGGGCTCGTACTCGACCCGTTTTGTGGTAGCGGAACCACTCTAGTCGAGGCAGCGGTGAACGGCCGGCGAAGCGCTGGATCAGATGTTGATCCTCTAGCAGTGGCTATCGCACACGCAAAGTCCCGGCAGTACGACGTTGAGGTTGTGCAGAAGACTGCACAACGCCTTACCGATCGTCTCGCTGAGGTTGAGCGCCCGTTGAGCGCATATGAGGATTTCAAATTCACGGACTTGGATGAGAGCGAGTACGCGAAGGAAATCGGGGACCTCTGGGTCCCCCAGATTCCGAAGTTATTCCACTGGTTCAGACGTTATGTAGTCGTCGATCTGGCGCAACTACACGGCATGATCGCCGCGGTAGAACATGAAGGAGCGAGAGAACTACTTCTAATCGTGTTTGCCGCAATCATCCGAAACTCCAGCAACGCGGACCCGGTGCCAGTATCCGGACTCGAAGTCACCAGCCATATGAAGCGACTTGACGAGGAGGGAAGGCTGGTCAATCCGTTCGCCCTGTATCGCAAGAAGCTGGCCTCGGCCCTCCTAAGCATCCGAGAATATGCGGACGCCTTGGTCGACGATGCCCTTGTCCCTGAGGTCTTCGAGTGCGACGCGACAGAACTCACTTTGAAGCAGAAGGCGGACGCGATCATAACTTCGCCTCCTTACCACAGCGCAGTGGACTACTACCGCCGGCACCAGCTTGAGATGTACTGGCTAGGGCTCACCGCAGGACAGAGCGAACGACTCGAGTTGTTGCCCAAGTACATCGGGCGGTCCCGCGTTCCGGCCTCGCATCCGTCGCTTGTTGAGCCATGGAAACCAACGCCACTCGCAGCGGCGTGGGAAGCGCAGATGGAGAAGAGCAGCCCGTCGCGAGCGCGGGACTTCCGCGCGTACATGGCCAGCATGGCGAAGGTCTTCGCACGCCTCGCCAATCTGTTGCCAGCGGATGCGCCGGCCCTGTTTGTTGTGGGGCGCAGCGCCTGGGATGGGGATGACATCCCGACCGACGAATTGTTTGTCGAGATGGCGGCGCATCTCTTCGAACTCGACGAGCATCTTACGTATCCGGTCATCAACCGGTATATGTCGTATGCGCGTCGGAACGGAGCCAGCATTGACGAAGAGCACGTGCTGGTGCTTCGTCGGCGATCAGATCACGAGCAGTGA
- a CDS encoding ATP-binding protein yields the protein MSDIDSLDLEVPLGTVLETRGAKVNPIAVRLSRELITLLSEQLYTSPTKAIEELVVNSFDADADSCWVFVPAASPGTDFDDLHVIAVFDDGVGMDETGLSDLWRVGASSKREEQTQRLRKRTQIGKFGIGKLATYALASRITYITCTGEGEILSVSLSFDSFASSDAGESDTPVELQVIRLAEKDLMGEGRIRELMAANRLDPNVALSASAHWTLVLLEEFKPRVERLSVKRLRWVLSTAMPLSEFRLHLNGDEVESSKAAQGVVVEFEVGDLPRSRLERINAKSSLQWERMQVQGEGPSGLKSSLLPSGVRGTVMVSSTSLYGGKSADLIRSHGFFIRVRNRLISEDDPLFGVQPLSYEVFNRFRADLEVDDLDADLTAPREGTGSTDRVSALQDLLIELFNEARARWEKAEKERFKQETKREDQRNYVNPRFVERPFADALVTTSAEDDGESGGSDADDSWFYMKQPPPEDLPDIVEGLYETTERDPFQFRLEESGREARLVVFDPVTRTFEVNADHDLALAYKDTPQALDLLYDLAAAESLLETYLREVGLAPNLVGEVLERRDGLFRSLARERVNSPAAIAASLRDATASERDLEIAMVVAARALGFVAKHIGNAGRADGIARFTDYPTGNVKITLEAKSSADEPSLGALDFAGLQQHKNDENAVACLLIAPQYPGGSQGDNAAAAKRAKELKISCWTINQLAEVVGAIATRDITARHVLAIVLNHFTPEDVTHAIDELLADTENAPRELAVHMLAALRTLEKTVPVDRVRSLDMISPELGRQSLQPSQKELKIALQQLAGASSGAISILQDGERFHLNTSVEELERRVEAWAHNGSSTRRGSTFHESPLPGHTRPGLEVD from the coding sequence ATGTCAGACATTGACTCGCTGGATTTGGAGGTTCCGCTCGGGACCGTGCTCGAGACGCGCGGTGCGAAGGTCAACCCAATCGCTGTGCGGCTCTCGCGCGAACTGATAACTCTTCTGAGCGAACAGCTCTATACCAGCCCGACAAAAGCGATCGAGGAACTCGTCGTCAACTCGTTTGACGCCGACGCAGATAGTTGTTGGGTATTCGTTCCGGCCGCCTCGCCGGGAACCGATTTCGACGATTTGCACGTCATCGCAGTCTTCGACGACGGAGTCGGCATGGATGAGACGGGCCTCTCTGACCTTTGGAGAGTCGGTGCATCAAGCAAGCGTGAAGAGCAGACCCAGCGCTTACGCAAGCGAACTCAGATTGGCAAGTTCGGCATCGGCAAACTGGCCACGTACGCCCTCGCTTCAAGGATCACCTATATCACCTGCACAGGTGAAGGCGAGATCCTATCCGTCTCACTCTCCTTCGACTCCTTCGCATCCTCTGATGCTGGGGAATCGGACACGCCCGTTGAACTTCAGGTGATCCGGCTCGCAGAAAAGGATCTCATGGGCGAGGGTCGCATTCGCGAGCTGATGGCGGCAAACCGCCTTGACCCGAACGTGGCGCTCTCTGCAAGTGCTCATTGGACTCTTGTCTTGCTCGAAGAGTTCAAGCCGCGCGTCGAGAGGCTCTCGGTCAAGCGGTTGCGGTGGGTTCTCAGCACAGCGATGCCGCTCTCGGAGTTCCGCCTCCATCTCAACGGTGATGAGGTGGAGTCCAGCAAGGCTGCCCAGGGTGTCGTCGTCGAATTCGAAGTCGGGGATCTGCCTAGGAGCCGACTCGAGCGGATCAACGCCAAGTCGTCACTGCAGTGGGAGAGGATGCAGGTTCAGGGGGAGGGGCCTTCAGGGCTGAAGTCAAGCCTTCTCCCCAGCGGTGTGCGCGGAACGGTGATGGTTTCTTCCACGTCTTTATACGGCGGAAAGAGTGCCGACCTCATCCGCTCGCATGGATTCTTCATCCGCGTCCGAAATCGTCTTATCTCCGAGGATGATCCGCTCTTCGGCGTCCAGCCGCTGAGCTACGAGGTGTTCAACCGCTTCCGAGCCGACCTCGAAGTGGACGACCTCGACGCCGACCTCACCGCGCCCAGAGAAGGAACCGGTTCCACAGATCGCGTCTCGGCTCTCCAAGATCTTCTGATCGAACTGTTCAACGAGGCGCGGGCGCGTTGGGAGAAGGCGGAGAAGGAGCGGTTTAAGCAGGAAACGAAACGCGAAGATCAGCGGAACTACGTCAACCCGCGTTTTGTCGAACGACCATTTGCAGATGCGCTTGTCACGACTTCAGCCGAAGACGACGGCGAGTCGGGCGGATCGGACGCCGATGACTCCTGGTTCTACATGAAGCAGCCCCCGCCAGAAGACCTCCCCGATATCGTAGAGGGGCTTTACGAGACGACGGAGAGAGACCCGTTCCAATTCAGACTTGAAGAGTCCGGACGAGAAGCGCGCCTAGTTGTGTTCGACCCGGTCACCAGAACATTCGAGGTCAATGCAGATCACGATCTTGCTCTGGCATACAAAGACACGCCTCAGGCGCTGGATCTCCTGTACGACTTGGCCGCTGCGGAATCTCTACTCGAAACATATCTACGCGAGGTTGGATTGGCACCGAATCTTGTCGGTGAAGTCCTGGAGCGGCGAGATGGTCTGTTCAGGAGCCTCGCTCGAGAGAGGGTGAACTCGCCAGCGGCGATTGCTGCTTCGCTTCGGGATGCAACTGCCAGTGAGCGGGATCTCGAGATCGCAATGGTGGTGGCTGCCAGAGCCCTCGGGTTTGTCGCGAAGCACATTGGGAATGCCGGTCGGGCTGATGGGATTGCACGATTCACCGATTATCCGACGGGCAACGTCAAGATCACGCTCGAAGCCAAGTCGAGCGCCGATGAGCCGAGCTTAGGAGCGCTCGACTTTGCCGGACTACAACAGCACAAGAACGACGAAAACGCGGTCGCCTGTCTATTGATTGCGCCGCAGTACCCGGGTGGAAGCCAAGGTGACAATGCGGCTGCCGCAAAACGCGCTAAAGAACTCAAGATCAGCTGCTGGACGATCAATCAACTGGCAGAGGTCGTTGGCGCCATTGCGACTCGTGACATCACGGCACGCCACGTACTCGCGATCGTGTTGAACCACTTTACCCCCGAAGATGTGACTCACGCGATCGACGAATTGCTGGCAGACACAGAAAATGCGCCTCGCGAATTGGCGGTGCACATGCTCGCCGCACTGCGTACCCTCGAAAAGACGGTCCCGGTAGATCGTGTGCGCAGTCTGGATATGATTTCACCGGAATTGGGACGACAGTCACTTCAGCCGTCGCAAAAGGAGCTCAAGATCGCGCTTCAGCAGTTGGCTGGCGCTAGTTCTGGCGCTATTTCGATCCTTCAAGACGGTGAGCGCTTTCATCTCAATACCTCTGTGGAAGAGCTGGAACGTAGGGTCGAAGCGTGGGCTCACAACGGGAGCTCCACCCGACGAGGAAGCACGTTCCACGAGTCCCCTTTGCCTGGCCACACTCGACCGGGTCTTGAAGTTGACTAG